The following proteins are co-located in the Chaetodon auriga isolate fChaAug3 chromosome 23, fChaAug3.hap1, whole genome shotgun sequence genome:
- the zc3h13 gene encoding zinc finger CCCH domain-containing protein 13 isoform X6, whose protein sequence is MSKIRRKVTVENSKTISDSSSSSSTTTSSTSNPAAPSRRPSVFERLGPSTGSNAADSHCRNWLKTGNCSYGNTCRYTHGTQPRGKGFSFSRSAERPTGDLRERMKNKRQDVDPENLKRDLDEPTSPTQRDSSRGRHREKEDIKITKERTPASEEEPTEWETNREDSDIGDYDYELSLEMKRQKIQRELMKLEQENLEKREEIVIKKEEAAAKTRAAAMPKVSPEQLSKDSPSSRKSSGSPKHKSGTKGLGSGKKEKKASVSSPVSESARTSKGSHSKKKGPRTPSPPPPVPLDIPVIGKKHKGKHKNKEKSEEKQKEGKDRGRDTEKHKEKKEKRRDRSDSSHKAKRSVTSEERSGSVSLPSRGTSPSTRKKSTSPKASSHKSHALASPPRRSPSPPRRQRTPTPPRHHSPSSHSGSSAQRHSSSPRRRRSSSPVYHRSSTAQASTSSPQSSRRSRSPPASHDTSSPHRRSDRSSPSRRHSRGRERSRGERERSPPAQERRHERRDESRSKREKDSIRDDRDYDSEQVSSRDARDDRETREARERRDARDRGRETTRDSRDHRDNRDVKDSRESRTETRSSRESLEIRDRERERERDREKDREREKERERERTDTHRKDDPTQDDRSYGRGHGREDGGRAEGRMENRTDRAEKNGRGRGRANETSEKGSNRNSRGSQMDSGHDSWESRSSAVRERSAERSTDRSATERSSERGSDRDRYEGDRRGEPARDSSYDRRGGHGERDRRDNRERDQRAASPNRHQRRSEESEREERREDRRTDRAEERREDRARDRERERDRERDREREKEKDREREREREKEREKEREAERERAREREREREREREREREEREREREERERERERERKEREREREREREQREQRERERQREWEERERGREERRERREDTRDDRSVRDTRDDRKTSRKRTRVESSPSPRPSPKRGARGLSPADSDGYNSGEDKSSDKHRLLSQVVRPQEPLLRSPLRPAPADEKPGHWKDEERRGAADKREARSRLEDLEPRGERSRGGDRRGEHLVDTSTDSRGRARDHRESTPPPPPLALAAGSDDRAGSQSHEEGKKKTKSQRKGLKKGRKEEEIGGGNSLAGAGDRFNPEPPAGGSTEGPPPLHSPRKGAKKKALERKRKRSREGESDISDEDSSAHQPHSKRKRGPRTPPPSMRPDHRGAGGNSERSPLSKMDNFSDWSDEEVTDRGGGPLETQAPLAPAERAPAEPLRRGGPRMGRDRERCNPPPIAPLIPQDPPMLLQTLTPQPLMSQPLLRKPPPEQTRSSSMGSNQSRASSRRLRSPSNESAHRDDPQGPRSRRGRLQGANSRDRDRERERERERERERDRERERERPLVSDPPGAERKSRIDQLRRGEPSRSTSSDRQDSRSHSSRRSSPDSERQARSRAGSYDSRERERDREPFERERERDRKDLRPQQQQQQQQPLLLQQPLQQQRDWEPEPRDWPSRGREPLLMRPGREPLLRERDMRDRERLLPEGLIQQHERERERERERERERDGRGDRGGDRERERMMMMMDLPPHGDPRAPGRGDLRGEIRGDLRGDMMRQDRGDYEPLLPREAFSPPESEKPINSHHLMGEQRELEKTDSIDGDDEGKEDDGQSVASVGEEYEPISDDELDEILADSQKKEDQQEDEKITGPLDVIDVDWSSLMPKQKHEPRAAGAALLRFTPGAVLLRAGISKRLAGPELLKQVREVCKSELDDPKDADKLFEHDLGALNMAALNRRVERAGLLSNLGPCCKALCARRDFAIRRQLLKNDKGLTKQYPTTPVVDNELLQMSMRLFRRTMAGQASGPERSDGTAAPAAEVAASGSSKLSTAQPEVCVS, encoded by the exons ATGTCCAAGATCAGGCGGAAGGTAACAGTGGAGAATTCAAAAACCatatctgacagcagcagcagcagcagcaccacaaccagcagcaccagcaacCCCGCCGCCCCCTCCCGCCGGCCCAGTGTGTTCGAAAGACTCGGCCCCAGCACTGGGAGTAATGCTGCTGAT agTCACTGTAGAAATTGGCTGAAGACCGGTAATTGCAGCTACGGCAACACTTGTCGCTACACACATGGAACTCAGCCGCGAGGCAAAGGATTTAGCTTTAGTCG GTCAGCTGAGAGACCCACAGGTGACCTGCGGGAGAGGATGAAGAATAAAAGACAGGATGTTGACCCAGAAAACTTGAAGCGAGACCTAGACGAGCCCACATCCCCCACA cagagagactcCTCCAGAGGCCGACACAGGGAGAAGGAGGATATAAAGATCACAAAGGAGCGCACTCCAGCCAGTGAAGAAGAGCCCACAGAGTGGGAAACCAACCGTGAAG ACTCAGATATCGGTGACTACGACTACGAGTTATCCCTAGAGATGAAGCGCCAGAAGATTCAACGCGAGCTGATGAAATTGGAGCAGGAGAATTtggaaaagagggaggaaattGTCATCAAGAAAGAAGAGGCCGCGGCCAAAACAAGAGCCGCTGCCATGCCGAAG GTCTCCCCCGAGCAGCTAAGCAAAGATTCACCCtcatccaggaagtccagtggATCCCCAAAACACAAGAGTGGCACCAAAGGCCTCGGCTCtgggaagaaagagaagaaggcgTCTGTGTCTTCTCCTGTTTCAGAGTCTGCCAG GACTTCAAAAGGGAGCCACAGTAAGAAGAAGGGGCCCCGTACCCCCAGTCCTCCGCCCCCTGTCCCCCTGGACATTCCTGTGATTGGCAAGAAACACAAAGGcaagcacaaaaacaaggagaagtctgaggagaagcagaaggAGGGGAAAGACCGAGGGCGggatacagaaaaacacaaagaaaagaaggagaaacgCAG GGACCGATCAGACAGTTCCCACAAGGCCAAGCGGTCAGTGACATCAGAGGAGCGTTCTGGTAGCGTGTCATTGCCTTCAAGGGGCACTTCACCCTCAACCAGGAAGAAGTCCACCTCTCCTAAAGCTTCGTCCCACAAGTCTCACGCACTGGCGTCTCCTCCTCGGAG gtctccttctcctccacgcCGCCAGCGCACCCCAACTCCTCCACGCCACCACTCCCCTTCCTCCCACTCGGGTTCCTCTGCCCAGCGGCACTCTTCGTCTCCTCGTCGGCGTCGCTCGTCCTCGCCCGTCTACCACCGAAGCTCGACGGCCCaggcctccacctcctcccctcagAGTTCCCGGCGCTCCCGATCACCTCCGGCGTCCCACGACACCTCCTCGCCCCACCGCCGGTCTGACAGGTCGAGCCCCAGCCGGCGGCACTCCAGGGGCCGCGAGAGGAGCCgtggtgaaagagagaggagtcCGCCTGCCCAGGAGCGCAGACACGAGCGCAGAGACG AAAGCCGCAGCAAACGAGAGAAGGACAGCATCCGCGATGACCGGGACTACGACTCTGAACAGGTGTCATCACGGGACGCTCGCGATGACAGGGAGACCAGAGAGGCCCGCGAACGACGGGACGCTCGTGACCGAGGAAGGGAAACAACCAGAGACTCTCGCGACCACCGAGACAACAGGGATGTAAAGGACTccagagagagcaggacagagaccCGCTCCAGCCGAGAGTCGCTGGAGATCCGAGACCGCGAACGGGAACGCGAGAGGGACCgggagaaggacagagagcgggagaaggagagagagagggagaggacggACACTCACAGGAAGGACGACCCTACTCAGGATGACAGGAGTTATGGGAGAGGTCATGGGCGGGAAGATGGGGGGAGAGCTGAAGGAAGGATGGagaacaggacagacagagctgagaaGAACGGACGAGGGAGAGGACGTGCCAATGAAACCTCCGAGAAAG GTTCAAACAGAAACTCTCGGGGCTCCCAAATGGACAGCGGCCACGACAGCTGGGAGTCACGGAGCAGCGCGGTGCGTGAACGCAGCGCGGAGAGGAGCACGGACCGCAGCGCTACCGAAAGAAGCTCCGAGAGGGGTTCAGACCGAGACCGCTACGAGGGcgacaggagaggagagccgGCCCGAGACTCCTCCTAcgacaggagaggaggacatgGAGAGCGGGATcgcagagacaacagagagagag ATCAAAGAGCAGCCTCCCCGAATAGACACCAAAGGAGATCGGAGGAGtctgagagggaggagaggagggaggatcgcaggacagacagagcagaagagagaCGGGAGGACAGGGCCCGCGACcgggagcgagagagagacagggagagggacagggagagagagaaggagaaggacagagagcgagagagggagagggaaaaggagCGAGAGAAGGAGCGGGAGGCCGAGAGGGAGCGGGCCAGggagagggagcgggagagggagcgagagagggagagggagcgcgaggagcgggagagagagagggaggaacgggagagggagagagagcgggagaggaaggagcgggagagggagagggagagagagagggagcaaaggGAGCAACGGGAGCGGGAGAGGCAGCGGGAGTGGGAggagcgggagagagggagagaggagcgacgggagaggagagaggacaccAGGGACGACCGCTCTGTCCGAGACACCCGGGATGATCGCAAGACGAG TCGTAAGAGGACCAGGGTGGAGAGCAGCCCGAGCCCCCGACCCTCACCCAAGCGAGGAGCGCGGGGCctcagtccagcagacagcgaCGGCTACAACAGTGGAGAAGACAAAA gtaGCGACAAACATCGTCTGCTGAGCCAGGTGGTGCGGCCCCAGGAGCCCTTGCTGCGCTCTCCACTCAGGCCTGCTCCGGCCGATGAGAAGCCCGGTCACTGGAAGGATGAGGAGCGCAGGGGAGCGGCGGACAAGAGGGAAGCACGCAGCCGCCTTGAGGACCTGGAGCCTCGCGGGGAGCGAAGCAGAGGAGGCGACAGGCGAGGAGAGCACCTTGTGGACACCTCAACTGACTCCCGTGGCAGAGCCAGAGACCATCGAGAATCCacgccgcctcctcctcctttggcCCTCGCTGCTGGCAGCGACGACAGAGCTGGCTCCCAGTCCCACGAGGAGGGCAAAAAGAAGACAAAGTCGCAGAGGAAGGGCTTAAAGAAGGGTcgaaaagaggaagagatcgGCGGCGGCAACAGCTTGGCTGGTGCAGGAGATCGCTTCAACCCCGAGCCCCCAGCTGGCGGTTCTACAGAAGGACCTCCACCCTTACACTCCCCCAGGAAAGGAGCCAAGAAGAAGGCGCTTGAGCGAAAGAGGAAACGGTCACGAGAAGGAGAATCCGATATTTCTGATGAGGATTCATCGGCCCATCAGCCCCATAGTAAGAGAAAGAGGGGTCCCCGGACGCCACCTCCCTCCATGAGGCCTGATCACCGCGGTGCTGGAGGCAACTCAGAGCGGTCTCCGCTGTCCAAAATGGACAACTTCAGTGACTGGTCAGATGAGGAGGTGACAGACCGAGGGGGGGGGCCACTGGAAACACAAGCTCCCCTGGCTCCCGCTGAGAGGGCTCCTGCTGAGCCCCTCAGGAGAGGTGGTCCCAGAATGGGCAGGGACAGGGAGCGGTGCAACCCCCCTCCCATCGCCCCTCTAATCCCCCAGGATCCTCCgatgctgctgcagactctgaCTCCTCAGCCCCTCATGTCCCAACCCCTGCTCCGCAAACCTCCACCAGAGCAGAcgcgcagcagcagcatgggAAGCAACCAGAGCCGCGCATCCTCAAGACGTCTGCGGTCACCCTCCAACGAGTCCGCCCACAGAGACGACCCACAAGGTCCGCGATCCCGCCGGGGCCGGCTGCAGGGCGCCAACTCTCGCGACCGGGAccgagaaagagaaagagagcgagagagggagagggaaagagacagagagcgggagagagaaaGGCCGCTCGTGAGTGATCCTCCAGGGGCCGAGAGGAAGTCTCGGATTGACCAgttgaggagaggagagccCAGTCGCAGCACCTCCTCAG ATCGGCAGGACTCCCGCAGCCACAGCTCCAGACGCAGCTCTCCTGACTCTGAGAGGCAGGCCAGGTCCCGCGCCGGCTCCTACGACAGCCGAGAacgggagagagacagggagccGTTTGAGCGGGAGCGAGAACGAGACCGAAAGGACCTCcggcctcagcagcagcaacagcagcagcagcccctgctcctccagcagcccctacaacagcagagagactgGGAGCCCGAACCCAGGGACTGGCCCAGCAGGGGACGGGAGCCCCTGCTGATGCGTCCCGGCCGCGAGCCTCTCCTGAGGGAGCGAGATATGAGGGACAGGGAACGCCTGCTCCCTGAAGGACTCATCCAGCAGCACGAACGCGAGCGGGAaagggagcgagagagggagcgggagagagacggcagaggtgacagagggggcgatcgagagagggagaggatgatgatgatgatggaccTACCGCCCCACGGCGACCCCAGGGCTCCAGGACGAGGGGACCTGAGAGGCGAAATCAGAGGAGATCTGCGAGGGGACATGATGAGACAGGACCGGGGTGACTATGAGCCTCTGCTGCCAAGAGAGGCCTTCAGCCCTCCAGAGTCAGAGAAACCGATCAACAGTCACCATCTAATGGGAGAGCAGCGGGAGCTGGAGAAGACGGACAGCATTGACG GGGACGATGAGGGGAAAGAGGACGATGGACAGTCGGTCGCATCTGTCGGAGAAGAGTATGAACCAATCAGTGATGATGAGCTGGACGAAATTCTTGCTGACAGCCAGAAGAAAGAGGATCAGCAAGAAGATGAGAAAATTACAG GTCCTCTGGATGTGATTGATGTGGACTGGTCCAGCCTGATGCCCAAACAGAAGCACGAACCACGAGCAGCAGGGGCAGCGTTGCTTCGGTTCACCCCAGGGGCCGTGCTTCTCAGGGCGGGCATCTCCAAGCGACTCGCTGGACCTGAGCTCCTGAAGCAAGTCAGAGAGGTGTGCAAGTCAGAGCTGGACGACCCCAAAG ATGCCGACAAGCTGTTTGAACATGACCTGGGGGCCCTGAATATGGCAGCCCTGAACAGGCGGGTGGAGAGGGCGGGTTTACTGAGCAACCTCGGGCCCTGCTGCAAGGCCCTTTGTGCCCGCAGGGACTTCGCCATCCGCCGGCAGTTGCTAAAAAATGACAAG GGTCTAACCAAGCAGTACCCCACTACCCCCGTCGTAGACAacgagctgctgcagatgaGCATGCGCCTCTTCAGAAGGACCATGGCTGGCCAGGCCTCGGGCCCAGAAAGGTCTGACGGCACGGCAGCCCCAGCAGCCGAGGTCGCTGCCTCTGGTAGTAGTAagctcagcacagcacagcctgAAGTGTGCGTGTCCTGA
- the zc3h13 gene encoding zinc finger CCCH domain-containing protein 13 isoform X4, producing the protein MSKIRRKVTVENSKTISDSSSSSSTTTSSTSNPAAPSRRPSVFERLGPSTGSNAADSHCRNWLKTGNCSYGNTCRYTHGTQPRGKGFSFSRSAERPTGDLRERMKNKRQDVDPENLKRDLDEPTSPTVRQRDSSRGRHREKEDIKITKERTPASEEEPTEWETNREDSDIGDYDYELSLEMKRQKIQRELMKLEQENLEKREEIVIKKEEAAAKTRAAAMPKVSPEQLSKDSPSSRKSSGSPKHKSGTKGLGSGKKEKKASVSSPVSESARTSKGSHSKKKGPRTPSPPPPVPLDIPVIGKKHKGKHKNKEKSEEKQKEGKDRGRDTEKHKEKKEKRRDRSDSSHKAKRSVTSEERSGSVSLPSRGTSPSTRKKSTSPKASSHKSHALASPPRRSPSPPRRQRTPTPPRHHSPSSHSGSSAQRHSSSPRRRRSSSPVYHRSSTAQASTSSPQSSRRSRSPPASHDTSSPHRRSDRSSPSRRHSRGRERSRGERERSPPAQERRHERRDESRSKREKDSIRDDRDYDSEQVSSRDARDDRETREARERRDARDRGRETTRDSRDHRDNRDVKDSRESRTETRSSRESLEIRDRERERERDREKDREREKERERERTDTHRKDDPTQDDRSYGRGHGREDGGRAEGRMENRTDRAEKNGRGRGRANETSEKGSNRNSRGSQMDSGHDSWESRSSAVRERSAERSTDRSATERSSERGSDRDRYEGDRRGEPARDSSYDRRGGHGERDRRDNRERGADQRAASPNRHQRRSEESEREERREDRRTDRAEERREDRARDRERERDRERDREREKEKDREREREREKEREKEREAERERAREREREREREREREREEREREREERERERERERKEREREREREREQREQRERERQREWEERERGREERRERREDTRDDRSVRDTRDDRKTSRKRTRVESSPSPRPSPKRGARGLSPADSDGYNSGEDKSSDKHRLLSQVVRPQEPLLRSPLRPAPADEKPGHWKDEERRGAADKREARSRLEDLEPRGERSRGGDRRGEHLVDTSTDSRGRARDHRESTPPPPPLALAAGSDDRAGSQSHEEGKKKTKSQRKGLKKGRKEEEIGGGNSLAGAGDRFNPEPPAGGSTEGPPPLHSPRKGAKKKALERKRKRSREGESDISDEDSSAHQPHSKRKRGPRTPPPSMRPDHRGAGGNSERSPLSKMDNFSDWSDEEVTDRGGGPLETQAPLAPAERAPAEPLRRGGPRMGRDRERCNPPPIAPLIPQDPPMLLQTLTPQPLMSQPLLRKPPPEQTRSSSMGSNQSRASSRRLRSPSNESAHRDDPQGPRSRRGRLQGANSRDRDRERERERERERERDRERERERPLVSDPPGAERKSRIDQLRRGEPSRSTSSDRQDSRSHSSRRSSPDSERQARSRAGSYDSRERERDREPFERERERDRKDLRPQQQQQQQQPLLLQQPLQQQRDWEPEPRDWPSRGREPLLMRPGREPLLRERDMRDRERLLPEGLIQQHERERERERERERERDGRGDRGGDRERERMMMMMDLPPHGDPRAPGRGDLRGEIRGDLRGDMMRQDRGDYEPLLPREAFSPPESEKPINSHHLMGEQRELEKTDSIDGDDEGKEDDGQSVASVGEEYEPISDDELDEILADSQKKEDQQEDEKITGPLDVIDVDWSSLMPKQKHEPRAAGAALLRFTPGAVLLRAGISKRLAGPELLKQVREVCKSELDDPKDADKLFEHDLGALNMAALNRRVERAGLLSNLGPCCKALCARRDFAIRRQLLKNDKGLTKQYPTTPVVDNELLQMSMRLFRRTMAGQASGPERSDGTAAPAAEVAASGSSKLSTAQPEVCVS; encoded by the exons ATGTCCAAGATCAGGCGGAAGGTAACAGTGGAGAATTCAAAAACCatatctgacagcagcagcagcagcagcaccacaaccagcagcaccagcaacCCCGCCGCCCCCTCCCGCCGGCCCAGTGTGTTCGAAAGACTCGGCCCCAGCACTGGGAGTAATGCTGCTGAT agTCACTGTAGAAATTGGCTGAAGACCGGTAATTGCAGCTACGGCAACACTTGTCGCTACACACATGGAACTCAGCCGCGAGGCAAAGGATTTAGCTTTAGTCG GTCAGCTGAGAGACCCACAGGTGACCTGCGGGAGAGGATGAAGAATAAAAGACAGGATGTTGACCCAGAAAACTTGAAGCGAGACCTAGACGAGCCCACATCCCCCACAGTAAGA cagagagactcCTCCAGAGGCCGACACAGGGAGAAGGAGGATATAAAGATCACAAAGGAGCGCACTCCAGCCAGTGAAGAAGAGCCCACAGAGTGGGAAACCAACCGTGAAG ACTCAGATATCGGTGACTACGACTACGAGTTATCCCTAGAGATGAAGCGCCAGAAGATTCAACGCGAGCTGATGAAATTGGAGCAGGAGAATTtggaaaagagggaggaaattGTCATCAAGAAAGAAGAGGCCGCGGCCAAAACAAGAGCCGCTGCCATGCCGAAG GTCTCCCCCGAGCAGCTAAGCAAAGATTCACCCtcatccaggaagtccagtggATCCCCAAAACACAAGAGTGGCACCAAAGGCCTCGGCTCtgggaagaaagagaagaaggcgTCTGTGTCTTCTCCTGTTTCAGAGTCTGCCAG GACTTCAAAAGGGAGCCACAGTAAGAAGAAGGGGCCCCGTACCCCCAGTCCTCCGCCCCCTGTCCCCCTGGACATTCCTGTGATTGGCAAGAAACACAAAGGcaagcacaaaaacaaggagaagtctgaggagaagcagaaggAGGGGAAAGACCGAGGGCGggatacagaaaaacacaaagaaaagaaggagaaacgCAG GGACCGATCAGACAGTTCCCACAAGGCCAAGCGGTCAGTGACATCAGAGGAGCGTTCTGGTAGCGTGTCATTGCCTTCAAGGGGCACTTCACCCTCAACCAGGAAGAAGTCCACCTCTCCTAAAGCTTCGTCCCACAAGTCTCACGCACTGGCGTCTCCTCCTCGGAG gtctccttctcctccacgcCGCCAGCGCACCCCAACTCCTCCACGCCACCACTCCCCTTCCTCCCACTCGGGTTCCTCTGCCCAGCGGCACTCTTCGTCTCCTCGTCGGCGTCGCTCGTCCTCGCCCGTCTACCACCGAAGCTCGACGGCCCaggcctccacctcctcccctcagAGTTCCCGGCGCTCCCGATCACCTCCGGCGTCCCACGACACCTCCTCGCCCCACCGCCGGTCTGACAGGTCGAGCCCCAGCCGGCGGCACTCCAGGGGCCGCGAGAGGAGCCgtggtgaaagagagaggagtcCGCCTGCCCAGGAGCGCAGACACGAGCGCAGAGACG AAAGCCGCAGCAAACGAGAGAAGGACAGCATCCGCGATGACCGGGACTACGACTCTGAACAGGTGTCATCACGGGACGCTCGCGATGACAGGGAGACCAGAGAGGCCCGCGAACGACGGGACGCTCGTGACCGAGGAAGGGAAACAACCAGAGACTCTCGCGACCACCGAGACAACAGGGATGTAAAGGACTccagagagagcaggacagagaccCGCTCCAGCCGAGAGTCGCTGGAGATCCGAGACCGCGAACGGGAACGCGAGAGGGACCgggagaaggacagagagcgggagaaggagagagagagggagaggacggACACTCACAGGAAGGACGACCCTACTCAGGATGACAGGAGTTATGGGAGAGGTCATGGGCGGGAAGATGGGGGGAGAGCTGAAGGAAGGATGGagaacaggacagacagagctgagaaGAACGGACGAGGGAGAGGACGTGCCAATGAAACCTCCGAGAAAG GTTCAAACAGAAACTCTCGGGGCTCCCAAATGGACAGCGGCCACGACAGCTGGGAGTCACGGAGCAGCGCGGTGCGTGAACGCAGCGCGGAGAGGAGCACGGACCGCAGCGCTACCGAAAGAAGCTCCGAGAGGGGTTCAGACCGAGACCGCTACGAGGGcgacaggagaggagagccgGCCCGAGACTCCTCCTAcgacaggagaggaggacatgGAGAGCGGGATcgcagagacaacagagagagaggtgcgG ATCAAAGAGCAGCCTCCCCGAATAGACACCAAAGGAGATCGGAGGAGtctgagagggaggagaggagggaggatcgcaggacagacagagcagaagagagaCGGGAGGACAGGGCCCGCGACcgggagcgagagagagacagggagagggacagggagagagagaaggagaaggacagagagcgagagagggagagggaaaaggagCGAGAGAAGGAGCGGGAGGCCGAGAGGGAGCGGGCCAGggagagggagcgggagagggagcgagagagggagagggagcgcgaggagcgggagagagagagggaggaacgggagagggagagagagcgggagaggaaggagcgggagagggagagggagagagagagggagcaaaggGAGCAACGGGAGCGGGAGAGGCAGCGGGAGTGGGAggagcgggagagagggagagaggagcgacgggagaggagagaggacaccAGGGACGACCGCTCTGTCCGAGACACCCGGGATGATCGCAAGACGAG TCGTAAGAGGACCAGGGTGGAGAGCAGCCCGAGCCCCCGACCCTCACCCAAGCGAGGAGCGCGGGGCctcagtccagcagacagcgaCGGCTACAACAGTGGAGAAGACAAAA gtaGCGACAAACATCGTCTGCTGAGCCAGGTGGTGCGGCCCCAGGAGCCCTTGCTGCGCTCTCCACTCAGGCCTGCTCCGGCCGATGAGAAGCCCGGTCACTGGAAGGATGAGGAGCGCAGGGGAGCGGCGGACAAGAGGGAAGCACGCAGCCGCCTTGAGGACCTGGAGCCTCGCGGGGAGCGAAGCAGAGGAGGCGACAGGCGAGGAGAGCACCTTGTGGACACCTCAACTGACTCCCGTGGCAGAGCCAGAGACCATCGAGAATCCacgccgcctcctcctcctttggcCCTCGCTGCTGGCAGCGACGACAGAGCTGGCTCCCAGTCCCACGAGGAGGGCAAAAAGAAGACAAAGTCGCAGAGGAAGGGCTTAAAGAAGGGTcgaaaagaggaagagatcgGCGGCGGCAACAGCTTGGCTGGTGCAGGAGATCGCTTCAACCCCGAGCCCCCAGCTGGCGGTTCTACAGAAGGACCTCCACCCTTACACTCCCCCAGGAAAGGAGCCAAGAAGAAGGCGCTTGAGCGAAAGAGGAAACGGTCACGAGAAGGAGAATCCGATATTTCTGATGAGGATTCATCGGCCCATCAGCCCCATAGTAAGAGAAAGAGGGGTCCCCGGACGCCACCTCCCTCCATGAGGCCTGATCACCGCGGTGCTGGAGGCAACTCAGAGCGGTCTCCGCTGTCCAAAATGGACAACTTCAGTGACTGGTCAGATGAGGAGGTGACAGACCGAGGGGGGGGGCCACTGGAAACACAAGCTCCCCTGGCTCCCGCTGAGAGGGCTCCTGCTGAGCCCCTCAGGAGAGGTGGTCCCAGAATGGGCAGGGACAGGGAGCGGTGCAACCCCCCTCCCATCGCCCCTCTAATCCCCCAGGATCCTCCgatgctgctgcagactctgaCTCCTCAGCCCCTCATGTCCCAACCCCTGCTCCGCAAACCTCCACCAGAGCAGAcgcgcagcagcagcatgggAAGCAACCAGAGCCGCGCATCCTCAAGACGTCTGCGGTCACCCTCCAACGAGTCCGCCCACAGAGACGACCCACAAGGTCCGCGATCCCGCCGGGGCCGGCTGCAGGGCGCCAACTCTCGCGACCGGGAccgagaaagagaaagagagcgagagagggagagggaaagagacagagagcgggagagagaaaGGCCGCTCGTGAGTGATCCTCCAGGGGCCGAGAGGAAGTCTCGGATTGACCAgttgaggagaggagagccCAGTCGCAGCACCTCCTCAG ATCGGCAGGACTCCCGCAGCCACAGCTCCAGACGCAGCTCTCCTGACTCTGAGAGGCAGGCCAGGTCCCGCGCCGGCTCCTACGACAGCCGAGAacgggagagagacagggagccGTTTGAGCGGGAGCGAGAACGAGACCGAAAGGACCTCcggcctcagcagcagcaacagcagcagcagcccctgctcctccagcagcccctacaacagcagagagactgGGAGCCCGAACCCAGGGACTGGCCCAGCAGGGGACGGGAGCCCCTGCTGATGCGTCCCGGCCGCGAGCCTCTCCTGAGGGAGCGAGATATGAGGGACAGGGAACGCCTGCTCCCTGAAGGACTCATCCAGCAGCACGAACGCGAGCGGGAaagggagcgagagagggagcgggagagagacggcagaggtgacagagggggcgatcgagagagggagaggatgatgatgatgatggaccTACCGCCCCACGGCGACCCCAGGGCTCCAGGACGAGGGGACCTGAGAGGCGAAATCAGAGGAGATCTGCGAGGGGACATGATGAGACAGGACCGGGGTGACTATGAGCCTCTGCTGCCAAGAGAGGCCTTCAGCCCTCCAGAGTCAGAGAAACCGATCAACAGTCACCATCTAATGGGAGAGCAGCGGGAGCTGGAGAAGACGGACAGCATTGACG GGGACGATGAGGGGAAAGAGGACGATGGACAGTCGGTCGCATCTGTCGGAGAAGAGTATGAACCAATCAGTGATGATGAGCTGGACGAAATTCTTGCTGACAGCCAGAAGAAAGAGGATCAGCAAGAAGATGAGAAAATTACAG GTCCTCTGGATGTGATTGATGTGGACTGGTCCAGCCTGATGCCCAAACAGAAGCACGAACCACGAGCAGCAGGGGCAGCGTTGCTTCGGTTCACCCCAGGGGCCGTGCTTCTCAGGGCGGGCATCTCCAAGCGACTCGCTGGACCTGAGCTCCTGAAGCAAGTCAGAGAGGTGTGCAAGTCAGAGCTGGACGACCCCAAAG ATGCCGACAAGCTGTTTGAACATGACCTGGGGGCCCTGAATATGGCAGCCCTGAACAGGCGGGTGGAGAGGGCGGGTTTACTGAGCAACCTCGGGCCCTGCTGCAAGGCCCTTTGTGCCCGCAGGGACTTCGCCATCCGCCGGCAGTTGCTAAAAAATGACAAG GGTCTAACCAAGCAGTACCCCACTACCCCCGTCGTAGACAacgagctgctgcagatgaGCATGCGCCTCTTCAGAAGGACCATGGCTGGCCAGGCCTCGGGCCCAGAAAGGTCTGACGGCACGGCAGCCCCAGCAGCCGAGGTCGCTGCCTCTGGTAGTAGTAagctcagcacagcacagcctgAAGTGTGCGTGTCCTGA